In the Desulfitobacterium hafniense DCB-2 genome, GGGATCGTGCTGGAGATTATCAGCCGCGGTGAAATATACGGGTATGAGATTGCCAGACAACTGCATGCCATGGGTTTTAAAGACCTTGCGGAGGCAACCGTGTATGCGCTGCTTTTACGGCTGGAGAAAAACAAGCTGGTTCACATCACCAGGAAGCCCTCGGAAATGGGTCCCCCCCGAAAATTTTATACGCTCAACGAGCGGGGGGTTGAAGAACTGGCAGCCTATTGGGCAAGATGGGATTTCTTAAGTGAGCGTATTCATATTTTAAGAAATAATGGGGGCAAGAGTAATGAGCTTCAGTAAAGAGATCAGGGAAAAAATCCGCCGGTTTGCCGAAGAGCAATCCCAGCACTACCTGGAAGAAGCGGAGATGACTTATCTGGAGAAGCTGCGCCGTAAAACCGGTGAAACGAAAAGCAAGGTCACAGCCAAGCTGGCCAAGCTGAAGAACCGCTCGGGGACTGCTCTGGAAGCGCAAAACGATATGATTCTTTATATGAGCGATTACATGAATGATTTGATTGCCG is a window encoding:
- a CDS encoding PadR family transcriptional regulator, coding for MLKGVLDGIVLEIISRGEIYGYEIARQLHAMGFKDLAEATVYALLLRLEKNKLVHITRKPSEMGPPRKFYTLNERGVEELAAYWARWDFLSERIHILRNNGGKSNELQ